Proteins from a single region of Mucilaginibacter daejeonensis:
- the moaC gene encoding cyclic pyranopterin monophosphate synthase MoaC, with amino-acid sequence MASPESTFTHIDPTNNFPSMVDVGDKQINKRMAKAQSVVVLPSEVIALLSNNDIGTKKGPVFQTAIIAGTMAVKRTAELIPLCHPLPIDNCKIKINLNEKNEVVIECIVSMTGKTGVEMEALTGASIAALTIYDMCKSFSHNIVIKETKLLEKTGGKSDHNIASPQTP; translated from the coding sequence ATGGCATCTCCCGAATCAACGTTTACTCACATCGACCCGACCAATAACTTCCCTTCAATGGTGGATGTTGGCGATAAGCAGATCAACAAACGAATGGCCAAAGCGCAAAGCGTTGTGGTGTTACCATCAGAAGTGATCGCTTTACTTTCCAATAACGATATAGGTACCAAGAAGGGGCCCGTATTTCAAACGGCTATCATTGCCGGCACCATGGCCGTTAAACGTACGGCCGAACTCATACCTCTTTGCCACCCGCTGCCGATCGATAATTGTAAGATCAAGATCAACCTTAACGAGAAGAACGAGGTGGTCATTGAATGCATCGTATCGATGACCGGCAAAACAGGCGTCGAGATGGAGGCCTTGACCGGCGCCAGCATAGCGGCGTTAACTATCTATGATATGTGCAAATCATTTTCGCATAACATTGTTATCAAGGAAACCAAATTATTGGAAAAGACCGGAGGCAAAAGTGACCACAACATCGCATCACCACAAACACCCTGA